From one Sphingobacteriales bacterium genomic stretch:
- a CDS encoding sulfite exporter TauE/SafE family protein, with protein sequence MFYSVIAAGFTIGILGSFHCVGMCGPIALSLPVYDKPKWQRLFLILLYNFGRMTSYSSMGVLFGLVGRQFFIGGYQQFLSIALGVLILFFLFFSKYLDSNKSYISTFTGFIKQALGNLLKKDKKFYSYIFIGFLNGFLPCGLVYVAIAGAVATGHVWQSALFMAAFGLGTFPVMVTVTVMGKFISVQLRNQLRKAVPVFVGVMAVLLILRGLNLGIPYISPEMHHTHQGTEADCCRKH encoded by the coding sequence ATGTTCTACTCTGTAATTGCAGCCGGTTTTACGATTGGAATTTTGGGAAGTTTTCATTGCGTAGGAATGTGCGGCCCGATAGCCTTGTCACTCCCGGTGTATGATAAGCCTAAATGGCAGCGCCTGTTTCTTATTTTGCTGTATAACTTTGGCAGAATGACCTCGTATTCTTCTATGGGTGTGCTGTTCGGTCTCGTTGGCCGCCAGTTTTTTATAGGTGGGTACCAGCAGTTCCTATCCATTGCATTAGGTGTGTTGATCTTATTTTTCCTGTTCTTTTCCAAATACCTGGACAGCAACAAATCGTATATCAGCACTTTTACCGGTTTTATCAAACAGGCATTGGGTAACCTGCTGAAAAAGGATAAGAAATTCTACTCGTATATTTTTATCGGATTTCTTAATGGGTTCTTGCCATGCGGCTTGGTGTATGTGGCCATTGCAGGTGCGGTGGCTACGGGTCACGTGTGGCAGAGTGCCTTATTTATGGCTGCATTCGGTTTGGGTACTTTCCCTGTGATGGTCACTGTAACAGTGATGGGAAAATTCATCTCTGTTCAGCTGCGGAATCAGCTGCGGAAAGCGGTACCTGTCTTTGTCGGTGTCATGGCCGTCCTGCTGATTTTACGCGGACTGAATCTGGGCATACCCTATATCAGCCCGGAGATGCATCATACCCACCAGGGGACGGAAGCGGATTGCTGCCGTAAACATTAA